The nucleotide window TTTATTATCAAGATTACCGGCAAGGAATTCCACAGCAGGAACTTTCGGTCACAGGACAAAGTAACCAAACAGGAACACAAATCCGCTTCACGCCAGATAGCACGATTTTCACCGAAACGAGAGAATATGAAGCTGACACGTTAATGACTCGTTTAAGAGAGTTGGCATTTTTGAATAAAGGGCTCCGCATCTTCTTTACGGACAAACGAGAAGAAGCGTCAGAAACGAAAGACTACTACTATGAAGGCGGTATTCAATCCTTTGTTGAGTATTTAAACCAGTCAAAGGAACCGCTTCATGAACCACCGATCTATATCGAAAGTGAACAAGCGGGCATCCAAGTAGAGATTGCGGTTCAATATAATAATAGTTTCACAAGCAACATCTATTCATTTGCCAATAATATCAATACGCATGAAGGTGGCACCCATGAATCGGGATTTAAAACGGGATTAACACGTGTGATTAATCACTACGCCCGTCAACATCAATTGTTTAAAGACAATGATCCGAATCTTGTGGGGGAAGATGTCCGTGAAGGTTTAACCGCTATAATATCCGTGAAAATCCCGGATCCGCAGTTTGAAGGACAAACGAAAACCAAGTTGGGAAACAGCAGTGTCAGAACGGCTACCGATCAACAATTCAGCGATCATTTCGCCCGTTTTCTTGCTGAAAACCCCGATACTGCCCGAAAAGTGGTGGAAAAAGGAATCACTGCATCGAGGGCTCGTGAAGCGGCTAAAAAAGCTCGGGAATTCACTCGCCGCAAAAGTGCACTTGAAGTTGGATCGCTTCCCGGAAAATTGGCGGATTGTTCTTCGCGGGATGCTAGCATTAGTGAAATATATATCGTGGAGGGCGATTCGGCAGGAGGTTCGGCAAAAGCAGGTCGAGACAGCCATTTTCAAGCGATTCTTCCCTTGCGCGGGAAAATTTTAAACGTAGAAAAAGCGCGGCTTGACAGGATTCTCAACAACAATGAAATTCGTTCCATCATTACTGCGCTCGGCACGGGGATTGCCGATGAATTTACGATCGAAAAAGCACGTTACCACAAAATCATCATCATGACGGATGCGGATGTAGACGGGGCACATATCCGAACGCTTATTTTGACGTTTTTCTATCGTTTTATGCGCCCATTGATTGAAAAAGGGTATGTATATATTGCCCAGCCCCCGCTATACCAAGTGAAACAAAGCAAAAAAGTCCGCTATATCCAGGACGAAAAAGATTTACAACCGCTTTTGGATGAATGGCCAGACACTCCTGTACCGGAAATTCAACGGTATAAAGGTTTAGGCGAAATGAATGCTGATCAATTATGGGAAACAACGATGAATCCGGAAGGGCGAAGACTTCTGCAAGTTACTTTGGAAGATGCAATGATTGCGGATGGCGTTTTCGATACGCTTATGGGAGACAGGGTCGAGCCAAGGCGAGAATTTATCCAGGATAACGCAGAATACGTACAAAACCTCGATGTTTAATACCGGAAGTGTGAGAATACTCCCTTTTCACACCTCGGAAATTGGAGGGTAAGGAATGGCAGATCACGAATCTAATGTTCATGAAATTAATATAAGTCAAGAGATGCAGTCATCGTTCCTGGATTATGCCATGAGCGTTATAGTCAGTCGTGCCCTTCCCGACGTTCGTGACGGCATGAAACCCGTGCACCGGCGCATTCTTTACGCGATGAACGAACTTGGGATGACCCCGGACAAAGCCCATAAAAAATCAGCGCGAATTGTCGGAGATGTGATCGGTAAATACCATCCCCACGGCGATAGTGCTGTCTATGAAACAATGGTGCGAATGGCACAGGATTTCAGTTACCGTTATATGCTCGTTGACGGACATGGGAACTTCGGTTCGGTCGACGGGGATTCTGCTGCCGCCATGCGGTATACGGAAGCTCGGATGTCAAAAATATCCAACGAGCTTGTTCGGGATATTCGCAAAGACACAGTGGATTATCAAGACAATTACGATGGTGCCGAGAAGGAACCTGTCGTGTTACCAGCGCGTTTTCCCAACCTGCTCGTGAACGGTGCATCCGGGATCGCAGTCGGAATGGCGACGAACATTCCCCCACACCAATTGGGAGAAGTAATTGATGGGTTATTGGCACTGAGTCAAAACCCTGAGTTAAGTGTGGACGAATTGATGGAGTACATTCCCGGTCCCGATTTTCCAACGGCAGGTTTGATCATGGGTCGGAGCGGAATCCGAAGAGCATACCACACAGGTCGGGGATCCATCACGTTGCGGGCCAATGCCCACATTAACGAACAAAAAAACGGCAAAGAAGAAATTATCGTCACGGAATTGCCATACCAAGTGAATAAAGCGCGTCTCGTTGAAAAAATTGCCGAGCTTGTAAAGGAGAAAAAGCTCGATGGAATCACG belongs to Salicibibacter cibi and includes:
- the gyrB gene encoding DNA topoisomerase (ATP-hydrolyzing) subunit B; protein product: MEQHSYDESQIQVLKGLEAVRKRPGMYVGSTNARGLHHLVWEIVDNSIDEAMAGFCDEIHIAIEKDNSITVTDNGRGIPVGMHEKEGRPTLEVIMTVLHAGGKFGGGGYKVSGGLHGVGASVVNALSEHMEVEIHRDGNVYYQDYRQGIPQQELSVTGQSNQTGTQIRFTPDSTIFTETREYEADTLMTRLRELAFLNKGLRIFFTDKREEASETKDYYYEGGIQSFVEYLNQSKEPLHEPPIYIESEQAGIQVEIAVQYNNSFTSNIYSFANNINTHEGGTHESGFKTGLTRVINHYARQHQLFKDNDPNLVGEDVREGLTAIISVKIPDPQFEGQTKTKLGNSSVRTATDQQFSDHFARFLAENPDTARKVVEKGITASRAREAAKKAREFTRRKSALEVGSLPGKLADCSSRDASISEIYIVEGDSAGGSAKAGRDSHFQAILPLRGKILNVEKARLDRILNNNEIRSIITALGTGIADEFTIEKARYHKIIIMTDADVDGAHIRTLILTFFYRFMRPLIEKGYVYIAQPPLYQVKQSKKVRYIQDEKDLQPLLDEWPDTPVPEIQRYKGLGEMNADQLWETTMNPEGRRLLQVTLEDAMIADGVFDTLMGDRVEPRREFIQDNAEYVQNLDV